The window CCAAGGAATCGGCCAAGGCCAGGAGGTCGCAGGCCCATGACGCGAAGGTGCGGCCCGGCTGAGGATCGGAGCCACCGATACCAGGCCGATCCACACAGACCAACCTCAGCCCATGGGCCCTTGCAGCCGCATCAAAGAGATTCGCCTCCAGGCGGCTGGAGGGCCCTCCGTGGTTATGGAGTATCAGTGGACCGTCTGCATGGCCGGTTTCCAGATAAGCGAGAGTTCGGTTTTCAATCTGGAAAGTTCCTTCACGTGCCAACTTCACTTCCTCTATTGAGACTAACCACTTTAGTCAGATGCCAATACCTTAAGAAACATCGAAGCTAAGTTGCGACAATGGACCCTAGCGCAATGGCATTCCAATAGCGCGCCTTGCCAGTCCTCTGCCATGGGATGTTACTGGCCACGGCCAAAGCCAGTGGCTTGACAGCAACCAACACTTCTCTGTACTCGGCGCAGAGACCCTTGCTCAGATCATCAATATGAACAAGACGCGTGAAAGGCCACTTGATTCAAAGTTTTGCTGGCAGATATCGAATCCCCAGTCAACAGTGACTAGTGCCCGACCGTCTCCAACTGGGTTTCCCTGATACTGCTCAGGTTCCAAATAGACTATTTGGCTGTTTTCAATACGAGCCCTCAATATCAAGACTTTCCATTGTTTGCAAGCGGTACAGTACACATGTACATTCCGCCCGGCATGAGCACACGAGAGATGTCTCAGAACGCCTCGCAGGGCGGAATACATCCTCAAGCACATCCTGCGCTAGATATGAATCTATTGACGCATCTGGAAACGCAAGCGATTCCAGGTTTTCACAGTGCATTTTACCAACCGTGGCTCCAGTCCCATGGCCTGGAAAGCATTGAGAACATTCTTTTGAGAGACGAAGACTTGCCCCTCACGGCCATGACGAGGATTCGCGAATGGCAGCTTCTCGCCATGTTGGGGAAAAGGAATCAATTGCTACCATGAGTACTCGCTCGCGTGGAATACCTCCGCACTGCGCACAAACAAAGTGGTCTCTCAGCCAATTGCTGTGAGCCGCGAATCGAACACCTCTGCCGCAGCTCGGGCAGAGTCCCGAGGCTTGAAGAACTGGTTGAGAATTCGACTTCGCGTCGCAGATATGATGGATTTTAGCGAAAGCTATCTAGACGCCTAACCAACTTATTGCAGAATCAACATGGTGCTGTGTTCTCAAATTGGCTAACGCTCCAGATCAGAAGCGGGCAGGACTTCGATGTAGAATGTTTATCGCCGCTTCCGCCCGCTGAATCTTGGTGTTGGGGAAGCCATTACGTCAGTTCGACTTTGAGAGTCTTGCCTACTGCTGATGCTGCCTTACCGAGCGTCGAGAGAGTGACCGATCGATTTGATGGATCAAGGAGACGATCTACTACCGGCCTGCTCGTCTTCATACGTTGCGCCAACTCAGTCTTCGTTAGCTGCGCCCGCTTCATCTCCTGAGCGATCTGAAAGGCGACCACACGCTTTGCAGCCGCAGCTTCAGCATCATCCAGGAGACGTTCGTTGCGGAGGAAGTCGTCAAAGTCGCTGCCGACATGTTGCTCGTCCATCATTGTGATCCTCGCAGTATTGCAAGACGTTCTTTCGCGGACTTGAGTTACGCTTTCGGCATCTTGGCCGACTTTTTAGCAAAGCCATGAAGGAGGATCATGGCGTCATCTTCAATGGTGAAAATAACACGCGCAATACTTTGTCGATATCCGACCTTACCTCCCGAAGGCCGGGCTCTAGCTTGCGGATCAACGGTATACCCAAGGGCCAGCCGTACTGAGCTGTTTTGATTTCAGAACCAATGGCTTTGCGATCCTCACGCTTTTGGTCCAGCAACCGCTCTCTCGCTGGTTCTCTCCCTGAATGAGAACGAAAGAAGAGGATTCGCAGGATGGGGGTTTTGCCCATGCCCCAAGCCGCCTCAACGAGAACAGTGTACCATAAAAGATGCGGCCGGCAACGGACGGCTATCCAGTGAGGTGCAATCGCAGCTGGTCTGCCCAACGCCAAGATCACCTGAACGCAAGAATCTCAGGGAGAAATCAAAGCCCTACTGGAGGCGTTTCAGATGTATCTTGATGTTATACGGACTTGATTTATCGCCTGAATCGACCATGGAGTAAGACTCGCGTGTGTGAGACATCCTTCTTATCTCGGACGGTGCTGAGTGCCCAATCCTGCGGTAATGAACACTGCTGTTACCTCGCGTTCCACGTCAGCCGTGTGCCAGGTTCCAGGTGAATTTACTGCGTACTGGCCAGGCCCCAGAGTCACGGCCGAGCGGGTACCATCAGGATCCTCTTGCTGGAGGATCATTGATCCGGAAGTGCATAGAACGACTTCGCTTCCATGTGGGTGCATTTCCCACATTTCCCACGAAACGTTGAATTTGTGCATGCTTACGAGACGCCCCTCAGCGCCATCCTCGGCAT of the Cyanobium sp. AMD-g genome contains:
- a CDS encoding XRE family transcriptional regulator; this encodes MDEQHVGSDFDDFLRNERLLDDAEAAAAKRVVAFQIAQEMKRAQLTKTELAQRMKTSRPVVDRLLDPSNRSVTLSTLGKAASAVGKTLKVELT